A portion of the Gigantopelta aegis isolate Gae_Host chromosome 10, Gae_host_genome, whole genome shotgun sequence genome contains these proteins:
- the LOC121383705 gene encoding histamine H2 receptor-like, translated as MLNDDQLCENNPKRHPDFVDIIKTIIVTTMCFLVIGGNILCLIVLSSRRTRGFILDTTRILMTSLACTDCGMGLLVLPLCVYPALFHCWPFGDPICRMQALFISSLFHESTLSLVLIAVDRYISIFHPLRYPVIVTRNNVIITVVLTWFICFIVYGTVVLGFGQYYYDDVGINCEPYYQNTTVTATVMCLFYFPSAIIIVVCYLQIFRVAIEQRARISSESGFQVIRLSDLQPLGRQYTKHIVMSNSTNPKYVL; from the coding sequence ATGTTGAATGATGATCAACTGTgtgaaaacaacccaaaaagGCATCCTGATTTCGTGGATATCATTAAGACGATCATCGTCACTACGATGTGCTTTCTGGTCATCGGTGGAAACATTCTCTGTCTCATCGTCCTGAGCTCACGGCGAACCAGGGGATTCATTCTGGACACTACGCGTAttctgatgacgtcattggcTTGCACGGACTGCGGCATGGGTCTTCTAGTGCTGCCACTGTGCGTGTATCCCGCACTCTTTCACTGCTGGCCGTTCGGAGACCCCATCTGCAGGATGCAGGCGTTGTTCATATCCAGCCTGTTCCACGAATCGACTCTGTCTCTCGTCCTCATAGCCGTGGATCGCTACATTTCTATATTCCACCCTCTCAGATACCCGGTGATCGTAACGCGCAACAACGTTATCATCACCGTGGTCCTTACCTGGTTCATCTGTTTCATCGTCTATGGCACGGTGGTCTTAGGTTTCGGCCAGTACTACTATGATGACGTCGGCATCAACTGCGAGCCGTATTACCAAAACACTACTGTAACGGCCACGGTCATGTGCCTGTTCTATTTCCCGTCAGCGATCATTATTGTCGTCTGCTACCTGCAGATTTTCAGGGTCGCCATCGAGCAGCGAGCACGAATCTCGTCGGAGAGCGGTTTCCAGGTAATCAGATTGTCAGACTTACAACCTTTAGGTCGGCAG